In Thamnophis elegans isolate rThaEle1 chromosome 13, rThaEle1.pri, whole genome shotgun sequence, one DNA window encodes the following:
- the SLC20A1 gene encoding sodium-dependent phosphate transporter 1, translated as MASAIPTALATGLATVAATTVASGPLGTFLWMLALGFAIAFVLAFSVGANDVANSFGTAVGSGVVSLRRACILASVFETAGSVLLGAKVSETIQKGLIDVGLYAAAPELLMAGSVSAMFGSAVWQLAASFLRLPISGTHCIVGATIGFSLVAKGQEGVRWSELLKVVLSWFISPLLSGIMSAVLFFVVRLFILNKEDPVPNGLRALPIFYACTIGINLFSVMYSGAPLLGFDKVPPWGIFLISAGSAVLCALFVWFFICPRMKKKIEQEIKPSPSESPLMRKKDSLKEQDEMKATESSMAEEEDEGNPIGVPHKAVLEERAVSFNLGDLEEIPEREKVEMKETIIDSGAMHLSNGSLAQLNHVVSNHISSSGHYHTVHKDSGLYKELLHKLHLAKVGDCMGDSGEKPLRRNNSYTSYTMAICGMPLDSFRVRETESKGVEEMEKLTWPGVDSKKRVRMDSYTSYCNAVADAHPTDMDLQKAEMGGAADRKDSDCSLDEWHDQDKPEVSLLFQFLQILTACFGSFAHGGNDVSNAIGPLISLYLVYQTGDVSSKVATPIWLLLYGGVGICTGLWIWGRRVIQTMGKDLTPITPSSGFSIELASALTVVVASNVGLPISTTHCKVGSVVSVGWLRSKKSVDWRLFRNIFMAWFVTVPISGLLSAAIMALFKYPILGA; from the exons ATGGCGTCGGCCATCCCCACGGCCCTGGCGACGGGCCTGGCCACGGTAGCGGCCACGACTGTTGCATCGGGCCCGCTGGGCACTTTCCTGTGGATGCTGGCGCTGGGCTTCGCCATCGCCTTCGTGCTGGCCTTCTCGGTGGGCGCCAACGACGTGGCCAACTCCTTCGGGACGGCGGTGGGCTCGGGCGTGGTGAGCCTGCGGAGGGCCTGCATTCTGGCCTCGGTCTTCGAGACGGCCGGCTCGGTGCTGCTGGGCGCCAAGGTCAGCGAGACCATCCAGAAGGGCCTCATCGACGTCGGCCTCTACGCCGCAGCCCCGGAGCTCCTCATGGCCGGCTCGGTCAGCGCCATGTTCg gcTCAGCCGTGTGGCAGCTGGCAGCCTCCTTCCTCCGGCTGCCCATCTCGGGCACCCACTGCATCGTCGGGGCGACCATCGGTTTCTCGCTGGTGGCCAAAGGACAGGAAGGAGTCCGGTGGTCGGAGCTGCTGAAAGTCG TCTTGTCCTGGTTCATCTCACCATTGCTTTCTGGCATCATGTCTGCCGTGCTGTTCTTCGTGGTCAGGCTGTTTATCCTCAACAAG GAAGATCCTGTTCCAAATGGATTACGTGCACTGCCCATTTTCTATGCCTGCACAATTGGGATCAACCTCTTCTCAGTCATGTATAGTGGGGCACCCT TGCTGGGCTTTGACAAAGTTCCCCCCTGGGGCATCTTCCTTATTTCTGCGGGGAGTGCTGTTTTGTGTGCTCTCTTCGTCTGGTTTTTTATATGTCcaagaatgaagaagaaaattGAAC AAGAGATCAAGCCCAGCCCTTCCGAGAGTCCATTGATGAGGAAAAAGGACAGCCTGAAAGAACAGGATGAAATGAAGGCCACAGAGAGCAGCATGGctgaggaggaagatgagggcaACCCAATCGGTGTGCCTCACAAAGCAGTTCTTGAGGAGAGGGCCGTCTCTTTCAACTTGGGAGACTTGGAGGAGATTCCAGAGCGGGAGAAGGTTGAGATGAAGGAAACCATCATCGACAGTG GAGCCATGCACCTTTCCAATGGGAGCCTTGCTCAGTTGAACCACGTGGTCAGCAACCACATCAGCTCCAGCGGACATTACCACACAGTGCACAAAGACTCTGGGCTCTATAAGGAGCTCCTTCATAAACTTCACCTGGCCAAAGTGGGCGACTGCATGGGCGACTCCGGAGAGAAGCCCCTGCGGCGCAACAACAGCTATACCTCTTACACCATGGCCATCTGCGGCATGCCCCTGGATTCCTTCCGGGTCAGGGAGACGGAGTCCAAGGGagtggaggagatggagaaaCTGACATGGCCCGGAGTGGATTCCAAGAAGAGGGTCCGCATGGACAGCTACACCAGCTACTGTAACGCTGTGGCAGACGCCCACCCCACCGACATGGATTTGCAGAAGGCGGAGATGGGGGGCGCTGCTGACCGGAAGGACAGCGATTGCTCTCTGGATGAGTGGCATGACCAGGACAAGCCGGAAGTCTCTCTGCTCTTCCAGTTCCTGCAGATCCTGACCGCCTGTTTTGGCTCCTTCGCTCACGGAGGGAACGATGTGAG CAATGCTATTGGTCCTCTGATTTCCCTGTACCTGGTCTATCAAACGGGTGATGTGTCTTCCAAGGTAGCCACTCCTATTTGGCTTTTGCTCTATGGAGGTGTTGGGATCTGCACTGGCTTGTGGATCTGGGGACGAAGAGTCATTCAGACTATGGGCAAGGATCTCACGCCCATCACACCTTCCAG TGGCTTCAGCATTGAGCTGGCATCTGCTTTGACGGTGGTCGTTGCTTCAAACGTTGGCTTGCCTATCAGCACAACTCACTGTAAA GTAGGATCCGTGGTCTCTGTAGGCTGGCTGCGCTCAAAGAAGTCTGTGGATTGGCGTCTCTTCCGCAACATCTTCATGGCCTGGTTTGTTACTGTCCCCATTTCTGGGCTCCTCAGTGCAGCCATCATGGCTCTCTTCAAGTACCCCATCCTGGGAGCGTGA